The nucleotide window TCTATTTTTACAAAATCAGGCCGCAGGTGCAGCGCCGCCCTAAGCTGGCCTATATCCGGCCCAACATCGTCTATGGCTATCATTGCTCCCTTTCCCCGCCAGGCGCTCAAAGTTCCCGTCAATTGCTGTATATCTCTGCAGCCATACTCGGTTAACTCGATGACCAGGCGGGGGTTCGCATAGTCGCCAGCGTCAATATCAACCAACCCTGCCGCCGTCACGTTAACACTTAAGTAACCCTCCGGCGGGTAGCCGCCGGCCAGGACCGCCTTAAAGCAGGCCGTATCAAGCTCTCCCAAAAGCCCCCAGGCCGCGACGCTTTTAAAGAGCCGCCCCGGTTTGGTAAGAATTCCCTCACCCCGTACCAAAGCCTCATATCCCCAAAGCCGCCCGGACGTAAGGTTCACCACCGGCTGGTAGTAGACCCGTATCCTTTCGGGGTGCCTTATTACCGCTTCGACGTCTCCTTTTTTGAGCAAAGGAATCACCGCCTTCCCGCCAGGGGCTGTACAGTTTCCGTTCGCCGGCAAAGTATTCTTCCACCTTTTCAATCTGGGCGGGACCGATATAGTAAACCGTTACGGGCGGCTGCCCGGGCAGCTTCATTACCATAATCTCGCTTTCTGGTATAAGGACCAGCCCCGATACCTGCACATGTACCGGCACAAACGGGTTCTTCTCCCCCACATTCGTCCACCACCTCTCACAAGTCTAGAAATAAACCGGGGTCAATAGCTGTTTCCTTCTCCACTGCTTGTTGTACCGGCGGGTTCCCGGCACCATGTTCCAGTACCGCATCGATTTTTTCTTCCAGCCTTGCCAGGCGCGTCTCCAGCATTGCGGCAATGTCCAGCCATTCCCTGGCCTTTTTTGCTCTCAAGCCCGGCAGGTAATCCCATATAGGATGGTTGTACGGAAGCCATATGTCCAGTCTTTTCATGCCTTCACGGACCATTTTTGCCCCTCCTGTACGTACACCGTCACCCGGCCTGCCAGCCCCCCGCTATTTGTACGTTTTTTAAGCCATGAAATAAGGCTTAAAACATTGAGATACTTGGACTTGTGCTGTACGTACAGGCCTATTATCCTGCCAGTCCCCGCGCTACTTTTAAGAACCCCAGGGCGTTGGCCCACTGGGGATCGGGCAGCACCGCAGCCGTCGGAAACATATTTTCTAAATCCGGCAAGTCTAATACTCCGCCGCCGGCCAGGTATACTTTCCTGACAAAGTCGGCCCTCTCGCCCCACCCGGCCAGCACCTGGTCGGCTATGGCCCGGGCTATCTCCGCCCGGGCCTTGTTAATCGTCGGGGTCATATCAACCTGCTTGCCTCGGTACCAGAGGGAACCGCTTTTTACCGTCTCCCAGGCCTGCTGGGGCGGCAGGGGCGCCCCGGTCCGCCGCCGGAATTCCTCCCGTACAGCTTCCACCAGGGCCGCCATGCCTTTATTGATGCTGAAGCACATGGTTTTCACCAGCCTCTGCCGGCCGCCCGCAATCTCTATCGCCGCGCTGTCGGTGGTTTTCTGCCCCACGTCTACCAGGGCCACGATGCCGCTATCGGGAAGATCGGGGACGGTTAGGAAAGCGCCGGCCGCTTGGGGGTAGACATAAACCCTGCTGAAGGTCACCCGTACCGGGTCATTCCTGTTGACGCTCACCTCGGCTACCAATCCCGCCAAGTGCTTCTTCAAACCTTCCCGCTGCAGCTCGTCGCGCCAGATATCCACCGGCAGCCCTACTACCAGGGCAGGGTTGCTGATCCCCATTATGCCGCTACCGGCCCGGGGCCAGTTCCAGGTTAAAACAGCGGCGGCCAGCAATACGGCGTCATGGGCCGGGTGGCTGTGTTTCTCCCAGTCCTGGAAATACTGCACCTCCCGCCCCTCCTTCAGGGCCAGTTCGCCTACCAGCCATTCCTCTACAGGACCGTCTATACCCTTTTTAATCCTTACCCGGTAGCCGGTATCGCTTT belongs to Moorella humiferrea and includes:
- a CDS encoding EAL domain-containing protein → MLKKGDVEAVIRHPERIRVYYQPVVNLTSGRLWGYEALVRGEGILTKPGRLFKSVAAWGLLGELDTACFKAVLAGGYPPEGYLSVNVTAAGLVDIDAGDYANPRLVIELTEYGCRDIQQLTGTLSAWRGKGAMIAIDDVGPDIGQLRAALHLRPDFVKIDRSLVRGCDCNASNRLLLAQVLEVCRYLGAEVIAEGIEKPGELKALRDLGVEYGQGYLLGKPQPGWGKVCVMAGGV
- a CDS encoding ParM/StbA family protein; this encodes MLAIQTDPQPAALAIDVGFGYTKAVSSAGGKVIFPSVVAPASSPDAFDRLDKSDTGYRVRIKKGIDGPVEEWLVGELALKEGREVQYFQDWEKHSHPAHDAVLLAAAVLTWNWPRAGSGIMGISNPALVVGLPVDIWRDELQREGLKKHLAGLVAEVSVNRNDPVRVTFSRVYVYPQAAGAFLTVPDLPDSGIVALVDVGQKTTDSAAIEIAGGRQRLVKTMCFSINKGMAALVEAVREEFRRRTGAPLPPQQAWETVKSGSLWYRGKQVDMTPTINKARAEIARAIADQVLAGWGERADFVRKVYLAGGGVLDLPDLENMFPTAAVLPDPQWANALGFLKVARGLAG